One genomic segment of Chelonia mydas isolate rCheMyd1 chromosome 1, rCheMyd1.pri.v2, whole genome shotgun sequence includes these proteins:
- the LOC102942869 gene encoding islet amyloid polypeptide: MCNLKLTVVFIVLSVTLSYLDATPMERLFSVADDLSDGTSNRQGWLLPVLSRNTPWGLNRALPQPAAAKPKSHRLEKRKCNTATCVTQRLADFLVRSGNNIGAIYSPTNVGSNTYGKRDRVGLLNREPLNYLQL, encoded by the exons ATGTGCAACCTAAAGCTGACAGTTGTCTTCATTGTGCTCTCTGTTACTTTAAGCTACTTGGACGCTACACCTATGGAAAG ACTATTCTCTGTGGCTGACGATCTATCTGATGGGACTTCCAACAGACAAGGATGGCTATTACCAGTTCTGTCAAGGAATACACCCTGGGGACTTAACCGGGCATTACCACAACCGGCTGCAGCAAAGCCAAAAAG TCACCGCTTGGAGAAACGGAAATGCAACACTGCTACATGTGTGACGCAACGTTTGGCTGACTTTTTAGTTCGATCCGGCAACAACATCGGAGCAATTTATTCACCGACCAACGTGGGATCCAATACATATGGCAAGAGGGACCGAGTTGGGCTTTTAAACAGAGAACCCCTAAATTATCTACAGCTTTAG